A genomic region of Kribbella sp. NBC_00382 contains the following coding sequences:
- a CDS encoding DUF6036 family nucleotidyltransferase produces the protein MSDPRNEFTASEIVDLLSELDKRLKTRGISAAVFVVGGAAIAVTSDDNPRRTEDIDAITRDDAVVDEARAMASQRKLPEDWLNTRASAWMPPLPEGVLQRGDAPGLHITYASDEFLLATKLVAQRRKDAADIVALARRLHLEHASADELEQLIYRYYTDEDSLEFILDGNDVGRETHLLAVRAERLLANTQTRSTPGMPIDRTGTPGVRRQGHPSSRDRGRTE, from the coding sequence ATGAGCGACCCGCGCAACGAATTCACCGCCAGCGAAATTGTCGATCTCCTCTCGGAGCTCGACAAGCGGCTGAAAACGCGCGGCATCTCCGCGGCAGTCTTCGTCGTCGGAGGCGCTGCGATCGCCGTCACCTCGGATGACAACCCCCGCCGGACGGAGGACATCGACGCCATCACACGCGATGACGCCGTGGTCGACGAGGCTCGCGCAATGGCGAGCCAGCGCAAGCTCCCCGAGGATTGGCTGAATACCCGGGCCAGCGCGTGGATGCCGCCACTGCCAGAAGGTGTGTTGCAACGGGGCGATGCGCCCGGTCTGCACATCACCTATGCGAGCGACGAGTTCCTCCTGGCAACCAAGTTGGTCGCACAGCGTCGCAAGGACGCTGCCGACATCGTTGCTCTCGCCAGGCGTCTTCACCTGGAGCACGCGTCGGCCGACGAGCTCGAACAGCTGATCTACCGCTACTACACCGATGAGGATTCGCTCGAGTTCATTCTCGACGGCAACGACGTCGGTCGCGAGACGCATCTCCTGGCAGTCAGGGCCGAACGGCTACTGGCAAACACCCAGACTCGATCGACACCGGGGATGCCGATCGATCGAACTGGAACGCCAGGCGTACGTCGCCAGGGCCACCCGTCCTCCCGCGATCGCGGGAGGACGGAATGA
- a CDS encoding helix-turn-helix domain-containing protein — protein sequence MDKDSRAVSELLNRALTESGLSQAAFATALGTSASRFSTYRSGRTKPTAQFFLRAGRIARALRAAREYRIMTAPATATAIREASDEDWAWRMLLQGRDHLRLLLGRHDGSEAAWEAAPSTTGRVGFDTLLAVLTAHEFEAAGEDPPEWSRAEALSEPWIPEHPFLERDEIIEQTPDYLAQANIFVPARDLATA from the coding sequence GTGGACAAAGACAGTCGGGCGGTCAGCGAACTGCTCAATCGCGCCCTCACCGAGAGTGGGCTGTCCCAGGCTGCATTCGCCACTGCCCTCGGCACCTCTGCATCCCGCTTCTCCACCTACCGTTCTGGCCGGACCAAGCCGACAGCCCAGTTCTTTCTTCGGGCCGGCCGGATTGCTCGTGCCCTTCGGGCCGCACGTGAGTACCGGATCATGACCGCCCCAGCTACCGCGACGGCTATTCGCGAGGCGAGTGATGAGGATTGGGCCTGGCGGATGCTGCTGCAAGGCCGTGACCACCTGCGCCTACTGCTAGGCCGTCACGACGGCTCCGAAGCTGCTTGGGAGGCAGCGCCGAGCACCACTGGCCGGGTGGGATTCGACACCCTGCTCGCCGTTCTGACCGCGCACGAGTTCGAGGCAGCAGGCGAAGATCCACCCGAGTGGAGCCGGGCCGAGGCCCTCTCCGAGCCATGGATTCCCGAGCACCCGTTCCTGGAGCGTGACGAGATCATCGAGCAAACTCCGGACTACTTGGCGCAGGCCAACATCTTCGTCCCCGCTCGCGACCTGGCAACCGCATGA
- a CDS encoding DUF1906 domain-containing protein, which yields MRVFRAAVVSTVVALVGGLVAGAGVAGAEDTKTVSYLGYEVKVPASWPVVDLVKDPTACVRFDQAAVYLGRSTAQADCPAHLVGRSEGLVLQPLTAPAKSTEGELQVAVEGAGVLATAYYVPGADQVARKVLSTGRVTAKAQAKAAPKAPRSIQAAPSIIATKNINQPAFDTCAAPSQDTMTAWGGTTTPYRAVGIYISGASRACAQPNLTPEWVTKQDANGWQFLLIDVGRQAPCTTYSSKISTVPATAVAEGRTAAASAVASAQALGFAPRSAIYSDIEHYTSTAACKASVASYISGWTQELNARGYVGGAYVSASSGGADLSSTYASTAYTRPDNLWFAHWKNTPVLTSRFIPAGDWAVHQRVHQTDGDLSKKYGGVTLQVDENMLDLSVPPAAVTGVTGTGRNGSAVLRWTVPASTTAIQIVVRRNAGKVAPALPTSGTAVYAGPSVSAVNAGGLVSGTGYTFRTWVKNNYGKYSPGADIYLPGTSSTAAASAASIMYTGSVTLKSQVKRLDTGAALAGVPVTLYAKAINASKWSVVATVTSSATGAVAAVHKPTVTTRYMWTYNGTTSLLGSGSPTITVGVHPALSSYLTPAAIKLGASAVFYGYLNPAHAGSTAYLQRKSGTKWVAVTTAKLSSNGKYTFAIKPTARGTYTYRVVWLADADHQGTQTVAKILTVK from the coding sequence GTGAGGGTTTTCAGGGCTGCTGTGGTTTCTACCGTGGTTGCGTTGGTGGGTGGGCTGGTAGCGGGGGCTGGTGTTGCGGGGGCGGAGGATACGAAGACCGTCTCGTACCTTGGGTATGAGGTGAAGGTGCCTGCCAGTTGGCCTGTGGTGGATCTGGTGAAGGATCCGACGGCGTGCGTGCGGTTCGACCAGGCGGCGGTTTACCTGGGGCGGAGTACTGCGCAGGCTGATTGCCCGGCGCACCTGGTGGGGCGTAGTGAAGGGCTGGTACTTCAGCCGCTAACGGCACCGGCCAAGTCGACCGAAGGCGAGCTGCAGGTTGCCGTCGAGGGTGCTGGTGTATTGGCGACCGCGTACTACGTACCTGGTGCGGATCAGGTAGCGCGCAAGGTGCTCAGCACCGGGCGGGTGACCGCGAAGGCGCAGGCCAAGGCGGCGCCCAAGGCTCCGCGGAGTATCCAGGCGGCGCCGTCGATCATCGCGACCAAGAACATCAACCAGCCCGCGTTCGACACCTGCGCGGCACCCAGCCAGGACACCATGACGGCATGGGGTGGGACGACCACGCCGTACCGCGCAGTCGGCATCTACATCAGTGGCGCGTCCCGCGCGTGCGCCCAGCCGAACCTGACTCCGGAATGGGTCACCAAGCAGGACGCGAACGGCTGGCAGTTCCTCCTGATCGACGTCGGTCGGCAGGCGCCCTGCACCACCTACTCGAGCAAGATCTCCACGGTCCCCGCCACTGCAGTCGCGGAAGGCCGGACGGCAGCGGCCAGTGCAGTTGCTTCGGCGCAGGCGCTCGGGTTCGCTCCGCGGAGCGCGATCTACAGCGACATCGAGCACTACACCTCGACGGCTGCCTGCAAGGCCTCGGTGGCCTCCTACATCAGCGGCTGGACGCAGGAGCTCAACGCGCGCGGCTATGTCGGCGGCGCTTACGTCAGCGCGTCCTCCGGTGGTGCCGATCTGTCCAGCACTTACGCCAGTACGGCGTACACGCGGCCGGACAACTTGTGGTTCGCCCACTGGAAGAACACGCCCGTCCTTACGAGCAGGTTCATCCCCGCCGGCGACTGGGCGGTGCACCAGCGAGTGCACCAGACGGATGGCGACCTCAGTAAGAAGTACGGCGGTGTGACCCTCCAGGTCGACGAGAACATGCTCGACCTGTCGGTACCGCCGGCTGCCGTCACTGGCGTCACCGGTACGGGCCGCAATGGGTCTGCCGTGCTGCGCTGGACCGTACCGGCGTCTACAACTGCCATCCAGATCGTCGTACGCCGCAACGCGGGCAAGGTCGCACCGGCGCTCCCGACCTCCGGTACTGCGGTCTACGCGGGTCCGAGTGTTAGTGCTGTCAACGCGGGCGGCCTGGTGAGCGGTACCGGCTATACCTTCCGTACCTGGGTGAAGAACAACTACGGCAAGTACAGCCCGGGCGCTGACATCTACCTCCCCGGTACTTCGAGCACGGCCGCCGCGAGCGCTGCGTCCATCATGTACACGGGGTCGGTCACGCTGAAGAGCCAGGTGAAGCGGCTGGACACCGGCGCGGCGCTGGCCGGCGTACCGGTGACTCTGTATGCGAAGGCGATCAACGCGTCCAAGTGGAGTGTCGTTGCGACGGTGACGTCGTCCGCCACTGGCGCGGTGGCCGCGGTACACAAGCCGACCGTCACCACGCGCTACATGTGGACCTACAACGGCACCACCAGCCTCCTGGGCTCGGGCAGCCCCACCATCACGGTCGGTGTCCACCCGGCACTGTCGAGCTACCTCACCCCGGCCGCGATCAAGCTCGGCGCGAGCGCTGTCTTCTATGGCTACCTCAACCCGGCCCATGCCGGCTCGACGGCGTACCTGCAGCGCAAGTCCGGTACCAAGTGGGTCGCGGTAACCACCGCCAAGCTGTCGTCGAACGGCAAGTACACCTTCGCCATCAAGCCGACTGCCCGAGGCACCTACACCTACCGCGTCGTCTGGCTAGCCGACGCCGACCACCAGGGCACCCAAACCGTCGCCAAGATCCTGACGGTCAAGTAA
- a CDS encoding MarR family winged helix-turn-helix transcriptional regulator, which produces MAERRLSVGELGVWRALVDTTDELRRRLSVQLAEESGLSPADYRVLLALSEADGKRSRSSRLAEQMEWERSRLSHQLGRMEKRGLIRREDCATDNRGAEVVLSAEGADAFRKATAPHARAIKKHFADALTPQQFDALKDILQSLEKHLQQERHLQR; this is translated from the coding sequence GTGGCCGAGCGGCGGTTGTCGGTGGGGGAGTTGGGTGTTTGGCGGGCGTTGGTGGATACGACCGACGAGTTGCGGCGGCGGTTGAGTGTGCAGTTGGCGGAGGAGTCGGGGTTGTCGCCGGCTGACTATCGGGTGTTGCTGGCGTTGAGTGAGGCTGACGGGAAGCGGAGTCGGTCGTCGAGGTTGGCTGAGCAGATGGAGTGGGAGCGGAGTCGGCTTTCGCATCAGTTGGGGCGGATGGAGAAGCGGGGGCTGATTCGGCGGGAGGACTGCGCGACCGACAACCGCGGGGCGGAAGTGGTGCTCAGCGCCGAAGGGGCGGATGCGTTCAGGAAGGCAACGGCGCCGCACGCCAGGGCGATCAAGAAGCATTTCGCCGATGCGCTGACGCCACAACAGTTCGATGCGCTCAAGGACATCCTGCAGTCGCTGGAAAAGCATCTCCAGCAAGAAAGGCATCTGCAGCGATGA
- a CDS encoding NADPH-dependent F420 reductase: MRIAVLGAGHVGPVIARVAIEAGYDVSIAASGDPAKIELITQVMVPGAKALWAADAAADADLVVLAIPLHKFATFDPQIVKGKLVIDTMNYWPPVDGVQELFEDPVLTSSEIVQRRLKDSEVVKTFNHLGYHELADDRRPPNHPERRAMGIAGDQGPAQIVADVIDAIGYDPVLLDGLDQGRLLAPGGPAFGVPLSKPELHKKKEMQQ, from the coding sequence ATGAGGATCGCAGTGCTGGGTGCTGGGCATGTCGGGCCGGTGATCGCTCGGGTGGCGATCGAGGCCGGGTACGACGTATCGATCGCGGCGTCGGGGGATCCGGCGAAGATCGAGTTGATCACGCAGGTGATGGTGCCGGGAGCCAAGGCGCTCTGGGCAGCTGATGCCGCGGCGGATGCGGACCTCGTGGTGCTGGCGATCCCGCTCCACAAGTTCGCCACCTTCGACCCGCAGATCGTCAAAGGCAAGCTGGTCATCGACACGATGAACTACTGGCCGCCGGTCGACGGAGTCCAGGAGCTGTTCGAGGATCCGGTGCTGACCAGCAGCGAGATCGTCCAGCGACGACTCAAAGACTCAGAGGTCGTGAAGACCTTCAATCATCTCGGTTACCACGAGCTTGCCGATGACCGCAGGCCGCCGAACCATCCGGAGCGCCGTGCGATGGGCATTGCAGGCGACCAAGGGCCGGCGCAAATAGTTGCCGACGTCATCGATGCCATCGGCTACGACCCTGTCCTGCTGGACGGCCTCGACCAGGGCCGCCTGCTCGCGCCCGGTGGCCCAGCCTTCGGCGTACCCCTGAGCAAACCAGAACTTCACAAGAAGAAAGAGATGCAGCAATGA
- a CDS encoding LLM class flavin-dependent oxidoreductase, whose product MTDFPLVLGLDTFGDVTSDEQGRPVSHAQTIRDLVEQGVKADEVGLDFFGIGEHHTDDFPLSAADVVLSAIAARTENIHLGSAVTVLSSDDPIRVFQRYSTLNAVSNGRAEVILGRGSSIDSFPLFGYDLADYENLFEEKTNLFAEILKGGPVTWEGKTRAALQDQDVVPHLDTPLPTWIGVGGSPQSVIRAAHYGFNLMLAIIGGSPSRFAPFSDLYHRALEQYGRDQLPIGVHSPGHVAATDELAREEFWPRYLEVITQISKTRGFAIPTKAQYLAEVGPKGALFVGSPETVAQKITATLKNLKATRFDLKYGMGGLTHDSLMTNIELFGTQVAPRVRELMA is encoded by the coding sequence ATGACAGACTTCCCGCTCGTGCTCGGGCTGGACACCTTCGGCGACGTCACCTCCGACGAGCAGGGGCGGCCGGTCTCCCACGCGCAGACGATCCGCGACCTGGTCGAGCAGGGCGTGAAAGCGGACGAGGTCGGCCTCGACTTCTTCGGGATCGGCGAACACCACACCGACGACTTCCCGCTGTCGGCCGCCGACGTGGTGCTCAGCGCGATCGCCGCCCGGACCGAGAACATCCACCTGGGCTCGGCCGTCACCGTCCTCAGTTCGGACGACCCGATCAGGGTCTTCCAGCGCTACTCGACCCTCAACGCCGTATCGAACGGTCGCGCCGAGGTCATCCTCGGCCGCGGCTCGAGCATCGACTCGTTCCCGCTGTTCGGCTACGACCTCGCCGACTACGAGAACCTCTTCGAGGAGAAGACCAATCTCTTCGCCGAGATCCTCAAAGGCGGCCCAGTCACTTGGGAGGGCAAGACCCGAGCAGCCCTCCAGGACCAGGACGTCGTACCGCACCTGGATACCCCGTTGCCGACCTGGATCGGCGTCGGCGGCAGCCCGCAATCGGTGATCCGGGCGGCGCACTACGGCTTCAACCTGATGCTCGCGATCATCGGCGGCAGCCCGTCACGGTTCGCACCGTTCTCCGACCTGTACCACCGTGCGCTCGAGCAGTACGGCCGCGACCAGCTCCCGATCGGCGTGCACTCGCCCGGCCATGTCGCCGCTACCGACGAGCTGGCCCGGGAGGAGTTCTGGCCGCGCTATCTCGAGGTGATCACCCAGATCAGCAAGACCCGTGGATTCGCGATCCCGACCAAGGCCCAGTACCTGGCCGAGGTCGGCCCGAAGGGCGCGCTGTTCGTCGGCTCACCCGAGACCGTCGCCCAGAAGATCACCGCGACCCTGAAGAACCTGAAGGCCACTCGCTTCGACCTCAAGTACGGCATGGGCGGCCTCACGCACGACTCCCTGATGACCAACATCGAACTCTTCGGCACCCAGGTCGCTCCCCGCGTCCGCGAGTTGATGGCCTAG
- a CDS encoding S8 family serine peptidase, whose amino-acid sequence MLPSSRRGVIALGAALAMLATPGMAHATPPLPSPSSPLPLRTVTLITGDKVTAAVTADGHTTATVQNPAGRPAGAHIMTSGKDTYVYPDAALPYLASGVLDEHLFNVTELLADGYDDAASNQLPLIVTYTDAAARKQAVPAGARRTLSLSSIQGAALTASRSAALWTSLTGAAAKRSAGSATLGGGIAKIWLDGKAKATLADTTAQIGAPEVWADGDTGQGVDVAVLDTGIDAAHPDFGGQIAASQSFVPGLDVTDRHGHGTHVASTIAGTGAASGGVERGVAPGAKLHIGKVLDNDGSGQDSWILAGMEWAARDQHAKVISMSLGSGPTDGTDPMSQAVNRLSAETGALFVIAAGNSGPDPYSVSAPGAADAALTVGAVDSADRLAVFSSRGPRTGDNGLKPDLTAPGVDVLAARSQYAPEGEGPYLTMSGTSMATPHVAGAAALLARTHPDWSGQQLKDALVSTTKTTQQYSPFAAGSGRLDVAAAVRSTVFATGSAFAFATWPYPASQSVQKDVTYTNTGAAPITLNLALKTQGIPDGLFSLTAPSVTVPAGGTATVGVVSHLGAAVEDAGYSAVLTATGADGVLRTHTPIGLTKQSERVKLSVSSSLPGVLVMKDIKRDTVPKVYEVDATGKLDLSIQSSTYAAWLYADAPGLDSPHSLSRAVLSDPEVVVDRDRTLTFDASKLRKVEAVAPQQTVNSYVRVDQYRSFGDLHRFVDTYQLEPWIYDSLWATPTRKVTQGSYTFASRWREVQSPLTVGSFDVNLQSWSPSLPAGVFAYPVVVAGNGSAADFATIVARGKIAVVRRNDAVAPTEQASLAVAAGAKLLVIINDGFGPLDAWADLPQEETPGLPVASLGADRGQQFLDRIKRGGRTLVVTSHPQPQYLYDLVQHHDGAIPADPSYRPGPGELARIDESFRDTKQGEALDIRYDLSADLTWAVGATATPVLAQGNYTAWVTAGAGVKWLTQTAVSDVMLFGSSTAYKARSTTKETWFGGIQRPRLLADNAMSTPPSRVGDIISVFGMPGWGDGRHEGTVYGGVTLNTTLYQGSALVSEGSDFVSSEVSPDKLPYRLVVDTTRDLPDRPYSPRTHTEWGFISDNADYSTLETLPLIQLDYGIATDLAGRAARRTDLTVTPSHLPGAAGAGVISTVTLDVSYDNGAHWKPLSLRHSGNDWIGRLDAPSKAGFVSLRATARDKAGNSVSQTIDRAVGLR is encoded by the coding sequence TTGCTGCCCTCCTCCAGACGTGGGGTGATCGCCCTCGGTGCCGCTCTGGCCATGCTCGCGACCCCCGGCATGGCCCACGCCACCCCGCCACTCCCCTCGCCCAGCTCCCCTCTTCCGTTGCGGACCGTCACGCTGATCACCGGCGACAAGGTGACCGCAGCTGTCACCGCCGACGGCCACACCACCGCGACGGTGCAGAATCCGGCCGGTCGCCCAGCAGGCGCACACATCATGACGTCGGGCAAGGACACCTACGTCTATCCCGACGCCGCGCTGCCGTACCTCGCGTCCGGCGTCCTCGACGAGCACCTGTTCAACGTCACCGAACTGCTTGCCGACGGCTACGACGACGCGGCCAGCAACCAGCTCCCGTTGATCGTCACGTACACGGACGCGGCGGCTCGCAAGCAGGCCGTCCCTGCCGGCGCTCGCCGGACGCTCTCGCTGAGCAGCATCCAGGGCGCTGCGCTGACCGCCTCTCGCTCTGCAGCTTTGTGGACTTCCTTGACAGGCGCCGCTGCCAAGCGCTCGGCTGGATCGGCCACGCTGGGTGGCGGGATCGCGAAGATCTGGCTGGACGGCAAGGCGAAGGCGACGCTGGCCGACACCACCGCACAGATCGGCGCCCCCGAGGTCTGGGCCGACGGCGACACCGGACAAGGCGTGGACGTGGCCGTTCTCGACACCGGTATCGACGCCGCACACCCCGATTTCGGCGGGCAGATCGCAGCCTCGCAGAGCTTCGTCCCCGGGCTCGACGTCACCGACCGACACGGCCACGGCACCCACGTCGCATCGACCATCGCTGGTACCGGCGCAGCCTCGGGCGGGGTCGAGCGCGGCGTCGCGCCAGGCGCCAAGCTGCACATCGGCAAGGTGCTCGACAACGACGGCAGCGGCCAGGACTCGTGGATCCTGGCCGGGATGGAATGGGCCGCCCGCGACCAGCACGCCAAGGTGATCAGCATGAGCCTCGGCTCCGGCCCCACCGATGGGACCGACCCGATGAGCCAGGCCGTCAACCGGCTCAGCGCCGAGACGGGCGCCCTCTTCGTCATCGCCGCCGGCAACTCGGGTCCAGACCCGTACTCCGTGAGCGCACCCGGTGCGGCCGACGCCGCCCTGACCGTGGGGGCCGTTGACAGCGCCGACCGGCTCGCGGTGTTCTCCAGCCGTGGCCCGCGTACCGGCGACAACGGACTCAAGCCCGACCTCACGGCGCCCGGTGTCGATGTGCTCGCCGCGCGTTCGCAGTACGCGCCGGAAGGTGAGGGCCCGTACCTGACGATGAGCGGTACTTCGATGGCGACGCCGCATGTCGCGGGCGCGGCCGCGTTGCTCGCCCGGACGCATCCTGACTGGAGTGGGCAGCAACTGAAGGACGCGCTGGTCAGTACGACCAAGACGACCCAGCAGTACAGCCCGTTCGCAGCCGGCAGTGGTCGCCTGGATGTTGCTGCCGCGGTGCGGAGCACTGTCTTCGCGACTGGGTCGGCCTTTGCCTTTGCGACCTGGCCGTATCCGGCTTCGCAGTCAGTGCAGAAGGACGTCACGTACACGAACACCGGCGCTGCGCCGATCACGCTGAACCTGGCGCTGAAGACGCAGGGCATCCCGGACGGCCTGTTCAGTCTGACCGCGCCTTCCGTGACTGTGCCCGCTGGTGGGACGGCGACGGTCGGAGTTGTCAGCCACTTGGGCGCTGCTGTGGAAGACGCCGGCTACAGCGCAGTACTGACTGCCACCGGGGCTGATGGCGTACTGCGCACTCACACACCCATTGGCCTTACCAAGCAGAGCGAGCGGGTCAAGCTGAGCGTCAGCTCCTCGCTGCCCGGCGTGCTCGTGATGAAGGACATCAAGCGCGATACCGTGCCGAAGGTCTACGAGGTCGACGCGACCGGCAAGCTGGACCTCAGCATTCAGTCGAGCACGTACGCCGCTTGGCTGTACGCCGATGCTCCGGGGCTCGACAGCCCGCATTCGCTCAGCCGGGCCGTGCTCAGCGACCCCGAGGTGGTCGTCGATCGCGATCGGACGCTGACCTTCGACGCGTCGAAGCTGCGCAAGGTCGAGGCTGTCGCTCCTCAGCAGACGGTGAACAGCTACGTGCGGGTCGATCAGTACCGGAGCTTCGGAGATCTTCATCGGTTTGTCGACACTTATCAGCTCGAGCCGTGGATCTACGACAGCTTGTGGGCGACTCCTACTCGCAAGGTGACGCAAGGGTCGTACACGTTTGCCTCGCGGTGGCGTGAGGTGCAGTCGCCGTTGACCGTGGGTTCGTTCGACGTGAACCTGCAGAGCTGGTCACCGTCATTGCCGGCGGGTGTCTTCGCCTATCCGGTGGTTGTGGCCGGCAACGGCTCGGCCGCTGACTTCGCAACGATTGTTGCGCGAGGCAAGATTGCTGTTGTCCGGCGCAACGATGCGGTTGCGCCCACTGAGCAGGCTTCCTTGGCTGTTGCCGCCGGCGCCAAGCTTCTGGTGATCATCAACGACGGGTTCGGGCCGTTGGACGCCTGGGCCGATCTGCCGCAGGAGGAGACGCCGGGGTTGCCGGTGGCTTCGCTCGGCGCCGATCGGGGTCAGCAGTTCCTCGACCGGATCAAGCGTGGCGGTCGCACTCTCGTGGTGACTTCGCATCCGCAACCGCAGTACTTGTATGACCTGGTGCAGCATCACGATGGGGCGATCCCCGCCGATCCGTCGTACCGGCCGGGTCCGGGTGAGCTGGCTCGCATCGACGAGTCGTTCCGGGACACCAAGCAGGGTGAGGCGCTGGACATCCGCTACGACCTCTCCGCCGACCTCACCTGGGCGGTCGGCGCGACGGCGACACCGGTCCTTGCGCAAGGCAACTACACGGCGTGGGTGACGGCCGGGGCCGGCGTGAAGTGGCTGACCCAGACGGCTGTTTCCGACGTGATGCTCTTCGGGTCGTCGACGGCGTACAAGGCACGGAGTACCACCAAGGAGACGTGGTTCGGTGGGATCCAGCGGCCGCGGCTGCTCGCGGACAATGCGATGAGCACGCCGCCGTCGCGGGTCGGTGACATCATCAGCGTCTTCGGGATGCCCGGGTGGGGCGACGGACGCCACGAGGGAACGGTCTACGGCGGCGTCACGCTGAACACCACGCTCTACCAGGGCAGCGCCTTGGTGAGCGAGGGCAGTGACTTCGTCTCGTCGGAGGTTTCGCCGGACAAGCTTCCGTACCGGCTCGTCGTCGACACCACGCGTGACCTACCTGATCGGCCGTACTCGCCGCGGACTCATACCGAGTGGGGCTTCATCTCCGACAACGCCGACTACTCGACGTTGGAGACGCTGCCGTTGATCCAGCTGGACTACGGGATCGCTACTGACCTGGCCGGCCGGGCTGCGCGGCGTACCGACCTCACCGTGACGCCGTCCCACCTACCCGGCGCGGCCGGCGCCGGCGTCATCAGCACTGTCACGCTGGACGTCTCCTACGACAACGGCGCGCACTGGAAGCCCTTGTCATTGCGTCACTCCGGCAACGACTGGATCGGCCGGTTGGACGCACCGTCGAAGGCTGGTTTCGTCAGCCTCCGCGCCACTGCGCGCGACAAGGCGGGCAACAGCGTCAGCCAGACCATCGACCGCGCAGTCGGTCTGCGCTGA
- a CDS encoding winged helix-turn-helix transcriptional regulator encodes MKPVGLPETKEATYLALVRQGSASVPQLAERVGLSVPQVRRAIAALQREGFVHRTPPPQELVVAVPPDLAVEQFIRQQEQELIRTREAAQRLAAEAYRKPTSRRTEELIEIVSGQDAVGWAFDRVQLSAQKEFRGLVAAPYVASAEVNRTQLDRQAAGVAYRVIYDSTALEDRLLSASTVTHVQAGEQARIADTVPTKLAIADRELALLPLDWTTSAHDAALLVHPSSLLDALVALFETVWMRASPLSVTAVDELTAEAAMSGEDRHLLSLLVAGLTDDAAGARLGISRRTVARRVQLLMEQTNSRSRLQLGWQARERGWL; translated from the coding sequence ATGAAGCCCGTTGGCCTGCCGGAGACCAAGGAAGCGACCTATCTCGCACTGGTCCGGCAGGGCAGCGCATCCGTCCCCCAGCTCGCCGAACGCGTCGGGCTGAGCGTTCCCCAGGTACGCCGCGCTATCGCGGCGCTGCAGCGTGAGGGGTTCGTGCACCGGACTCCGCCGCCGCAGGAGCTGGTCGTCGCGGTACCGCCGGATCTGGCCGTCGAGCAGTTCATCCGGCAGCAGGAGCAGGAGCTGATCCGGACCCGGGAGGCGGCTCAACGGCTGGCGGCCGAGGCGTACCGGAAACCCACGAGCAGGCGGACCGAGGAGCTCATCGAGATCGTCTCCGGCCAAGATGCGGTGGGCTGGGCTTTCGACCGGGTGCAATTGTCGGCGCAGAAGGAGTTCCGGGGACTGGTCGCGGCGCCGTATGTTGCTTCGGCGGAGGTGAACCGGACGCAGCTGGATCGCCAGGCTGCGGGGGTTGCGTATCGGGTTATCTACGACAGTACGGCGCTGGAAGACCGGTTACTGTCCGCGAGCACGGTCACTCATGTGCAGGCGGGTGAGCAGGCGCGGATCGCCGACACCGTGCCGACCAAGCTCGCGATCGCGGATCGGGAGCTAGCGCTGCTGCCGCTGGACTGGACGACTTCAGCGCATGATGCGGCGCTGCTGGTCCATCCGAGCAGCCTGTTGGATGCGCTGGTCGCGCTCTTCGAGACGGTGTGGATGCGGGCCAGCCCGTTGTCGGTGACCGCGGTGGACGAGCTGACCGCCGAGGCGGCGATGTCCGGCGAGGATCGGCACTTGCTGTCACTTCTGGTCGCCGGGCTCACCGATGATGCAGCCGGCGCACGGCTCGGGATCAGCCGGCGAACGGTCGCGCGGCGGGTCCAGCTGCTGATGGAGCAGACCAACTCGCGGTCCCGGCTGCAGCTCGGCTGGCAGGCCCGCGAACGCGGTTGGCTCTGA